In Sorghum bicolor cultivar BTx623 chromosome 10, Sorghum_bicolor_NCBIv3, whole genome shotgun sequence, one genomic interval encodes:
- the LOC8066883 gene encoding homeobox protein BEL1 homolog codes for MAVHHPHLLDFSPPPNTVAMEAPPAPHFDHGGHHHHHLLGLHVDGGVGMSVGGGVPHRALADDDTVAAWAPQAAVSLSLYNYDNTAGGSSSSLFGHDEPQFGAMPPAAALALPNHQQLPTTTSSMQQPFQLRSSKYLAPVQDLLSEFCSLEGDLLHAMNKRAPRAGNKWDDVETSSSSSGLWGHPSLSSMDLLELERRKARLLSMVEEVDRRYRRYREQMRAVEVSFEAVAGAGASQVYTRLALRAMSRHFRCLRDALVAQVRALRKAMGERDGGPGAAAAATAAGATKGDTPRLKVLDQCLRQQRAFQHPGTIENYPWRPQRGLPERAVAVLRAWLFEHFLHPYPNDVDKHILARQTGLSRSQVSNWFINARVRLWKPMIEEMYTEEVNQKSNATPQNPSGGGVIKPEQMSTTAVPAAIGGDHSHFLATSAGNPSSSMISSSILMTAADCGGSGGGDHLFSSYPSMHRSHGGAVSLTLGLQQQPFVSTMMHHQRPLMLHGDEQEPVLPYRDLMGSQLLHDFAG; via the exons ATGGCCGTCCATCACCCACACCTGCTCGACTTCTCGCCACCTCCGAACACGGTGGCCATGGAGGCGCCGCCCGCACCCCACTTCGACCATGgtggccaccaccaccaccacctcctcgggCTCCATGTCGACGGCGGCGTCGGCATGTCCGTAGGAGGAGGCGTGCCTCACCGCGCCCTCGCCGACGACGACACGGTGGCAGCATGGGCGCCGCAGGCCGCGGTCTCCCTGTCCTTGTACAACTACGACAACACGGCGGGAGgttcgtcgtcgtcgctgtTCGGCCATGACGAGCCACAGTTCGGCGCCATGCccccggcggcggcgttggCACTGCCTAACCACCAGCAGCTGCCGACGACGACGTCGAGCATGCAGCAGCCGTTCCAGCTCAGGAGCTCCAAGTATCTGGCCCCCGTGCAGGACCTGCTCAGCGAGTTCTGCAGCCTTGAAGGGGACCTGCTGCACGCCATGAACAAGAGAGCTCCGAGAGCAGGCAACAAGTGGGACGACGTGGAGACGTCGTCGTCTTCCTCTGGCCTCTGGGGGCACCCGTCCCTGAGCTCCATGGATCTCTTGGAGCTTGAGAGGCGGAAGGCCAGGCTCTTGTCCATGGTTGAAGAG GTGGACAGGCGGTACCGGCGATACCGTGAGCAGATGAGGGCAGTGGAGGTGTCGTTCGAGGCGGTGGCCGGAGCCGGCGCGTCGCAGGTGTACACAAGGTTGGCGCTGCGCGCCATGTCGCGGCACTTCCGGTGCCTGCGGGACGCGCTGGTGGCGCAGGTCCGCGCGCTGAGGAAGGCCATGGGGGAGCGGGACGGCGGACctggtgcggcggcggcggcgacggcggcgggcgCCACCAAGGGCGACACGCCGAGGCTCAAGGTGCTGGACCAGTGCCTGCGGCAGCAGCGGGCGTTCCAGCACCCCGGCACCATCGAGAACTACCCCTGGCGACCCCAGCGCGGCCTGCCGGAGCGCGCCGTCGCCGTCCTCCGTGCCTGGCTCTTCGAGCACTTCCTCCACcc GTATCCAAATGATGTGGACAAGCACATTCTGGCGCGCCAGACAGGATTGTCAAGAAGCCAG GTTTCCAATTGGTTCATCAACGCCAGGGTGAGGTTGTGGAAGCCAATGATAGAGGAGATGTACACGGAAGAAGTCAACCAGAAATCAAACGCGACTCCGCAAAACcctagcggcggcggcgtcatCAAACCTGAGCAGATGAGCACAACGGCGGTGCCCGCCGCCATTGGAGGAGATCATAGCCACTTCCTAGCTACTAGTGCTGGGAACCCTAGCAGCTCCATGATTTCATCCTCCATTTTGATGACTGCTGCTGACTGCGGTGGCAGTGGCGGTGGCGACCATCTGTTCAGTAGTTATCCGAGCATGCATAGGAGTCACGGCGGCGCCGTGTCGCTTACCCTAGGGCTCCAACAGCAGCCGTTTGTGTCGACGATGATGCACCACCAGCGACCATTGATGTTGCATGGTGACGAGCAAGAGCCGGTGCTGCCGTACAGAGACCTTATGGGGTCTCAGTTGCTGCATGATTTCGCAGGGTAG
- the LOC8066884 gene encoding E3 ubiquitin-protein ligase RHA1B, whose protein sequence is MLMGFPMGYSEMPKLVLHLLFLLGHLRRLSSWLLRLAGASADADSWASASDADHHPRHPAAAQRLEEHSPAVRFDSLSSGGSSSATAGEVPRPLPEGCCVCLGDFHAAAEVRRARGCRHVFHRACLDRWAAHGHRTCPLCRTQLLPPPLLLPLPLPLPLPPS, encoded by the coding sequence ATGCTGATGGGATTCCCCATGGGCTACTCGGAGATGCCCAAGCTGGTGCTGCACCTGCTCTTCCTCCTGGGCCACCTGCGCCGCCTCTCCTCCTGGCTGCTCCGCCTAGCGGGCGCCTCCGCCGACGCCGACAGCTGGGCGTCGGCATCCGACGCGGACCACCACCCGCGCCACCCCGCCGCCGCCCAGCGCCTGGAGGAGCACTCTCCGGCGGTGCGCTTCGACTCGCTGTCGTCTGGCGGTTCCTCCTCCGCAACTGCCGGCGAGGTGCCGCGGCCGCTCCCCGAGGGGTGCTGCGTCTGCCTGGGCGACTtccacgccgccgccgaggtGCGCCGCGCCCGGGGCTGCCGCCACGTCTTCCACCGCGCCTGCCTCGACCGCTGGGCCGCGCACGGCCACCGCACCTGCCCGCTCTGCCGGACCCAGCTcctcccgccgccgctgctgctccccctgcccctgcccctccCGCTGCCGCCATCGTAG